Within the Corynebacterium afermentans subsp. lipophilum genome, the region CATGGCATCGCCGCACGCCACTGCGCAGACGCCGCACTACTACCCGGGCGGCGCCGTTGCGGGCCGCCCTGTGCCGGCCGGCTGGTACTCCACCGCGTGGTGGGGCCCGGCGATGATGACCGGCGTGTGGGCCGCCAGCTCCATGATGTTCTACTCCACCATGTTCGCCGGCATGTCCGGCGTGGCGTCCGCGGAGGCGTTTGAGGCCGGCGGGCTCGGTGAAGGAATGGACGGCGCCGGCGACATGAGTGATATGGGCGACATGGGTGACATGGGCGACGCCGGCGGCGGAGACTTCGGGGACTTCGGCGGCTTCGGCGACGGCGGCGGCTTCGACTTCGGGGGATTCGACTTTTAGCCGTGCGTTACACTGCACAGCGATCGCGAACCCCAGAAAGCTCGAGAGCAAGGAGTGGCCGTGCGCATTGCAGTGCTGCTGAAAGAAGTGCCGGACACGTACAGTGACCGCGAAATGAACCTTCAGACAGGTTTGACGGACCGCTCCGGCGACGTCGTCGCCGACGAGGTCAGCGAACGCGCCGTCGAAGCCGCGCTGCGCATCGCCGAAGCGGGCGAAGACGTCGAGGTGGAGATCTTAAGCGTCGGCCCGGAGTCCTCCGCCGATTCGGTGCGCCGCGGCATCGCTATGGGCGCGAGCGAGGCCTATATCGTCTCCGACGACGCACTCGCAGGCGCGGATGCGACGTTGACTGGTGAGGTGTTGGCGAAGCTCGTCGATAAGCAGGGCTACGACCTTGTCATCGCAGGCGCCGAGTCTTCCGACGGCGGCACCGGCGTCATCGCCCCCTTCATGGCCGAGCTGTTGGACTGGCCGGTGCTGACCAACCTCACCGAGCTAACGCTCGAGGGCGACACCGTGCGTGCCACCCAGGCTTCCGACGCCGCCACCGCCCAGCTTGAGGCCCAGCTGCCGGCCGTGGTGTCCGTGGCCGACGAGTTCGCGGACCCGCGCTTCCCCAACTTCAAGGGCCTGATGGCCGCGAAGAAGAAGGAGCTGCGCACCGTCACCCTCGCCGAGCTCGGCGTGGACCCGGAGGACTTCACGCATCCGCGCGCCATCATGACCAGCATCGAGCGCCGCCCGGAGCGCGAGCGCGGCGAGATCATCGACGGCAATTCCACCGCCGCGGCCCGCCTGGTGGACTTCCTCGAATCCAAAAACCTCATCTAAGGAGCAGCCATGACCCAGATTCTTGTTGTCCCGGACCGCTCCTTCGATGGTGCGGTCAGCCCCGATGCGGCCGAGCTCATCGGCGCCGCGTCCGCCGTCGGCACCCCGGTCGTGCTGGCGCAGGACCGCGCGCACGCCGAGGAGCTGGGTGCCGTCGGCGCCGCAGTCGTGCTCGTGTCCGATGCCCCGCTTATCGACGCAGCTGCCGCCGCCTTCGACGAAC harbors:
- a CDS encoding electron transfer flavoprotein subunit beta/FixA family protein encodes the protein MRIAVLLKEVPDTYSDREMNLQTGLTDRSGDVVADEVSERAVEAALRIAEAGEDVEVEILSVGPESSADSVRRGIAMGASEAYIVSDDALAGADATLTGEVLAKLVDKQGYDLVIAGAESSDGGTGVIAPFMAELLDWPVLTNLTELTLEGDTVRATQASDAATAQLEAQLPAVVSVADEFADPRFPNFKGLMAAKKKELRTVTLAELGVDPEDFTHPRAIMTSIERRPERERGEIIDGNSTAAARLVDFLESKNLI